The Allorhodopirellula heiligendammensis genome includes a window with the following:
- a CDS encoding type II toxin-antitoxin system HicA family toxin, whose translation MRALTSGLLGIGLWKGYNRAYVDRQKDVKVPKKIRELIADLHAAGFQNRGKKGSHRNFIHPKVVKPLTLSGKVGDDAKAYQERPVRKAIEESRS comes from the coding sequence ATGAGAGCATTGACATCCGGTTTGCTTGGAATCGGTTTGTGGAAGGGATACAATCGTGCTTATGTTGATCGCCAAAAGGATGTAAAGGTGCCAAAGAAGATTCGCGAACTTATTGCTGATTTGCACGCAGCGGGATTTCAGAATCGTGGCAAAAAAGGGAGCCATCGAAACTTCATCCATCCAAAGGTTGTCAAACCGCTCACGCTTTCTGGCAAGGTCGGAGACGATGCGAAGGCATATCAGGAGCGGCCCGTTCGCAAAGCAATCGAGGAATCTAGGTCATGA
- the arsC gene encoding arsenate reductase (glutaredoxin) (This arsenate reductase requires both glutathione and glutaredoxin to convert arsenate to arsenite, after which the efflux transporter formed by ArsA and ArsB can extrude the arsenite from the cell, providing resistance.), with protein sequence MTTVFHNPRCSKSRAAVELLSSRGLEFEVVKYLESPPSEKEIRKIVKLLGIEPARLVRKGEKLFKDLKLAEQDLSDEEWIAILASYPALIERPIVVHEGRAAIGRPLENVVEILEK encoded by the coding sequence ATGACGACAGTCTTTCACAATCCGAGGTGCTCGAAATCTCGCGCTGCGGTCGAGCTGCTAAGTTCACGGGGGCTCGAATTCGAGGTTGTCAAGTACTTGGAATCGCCACCCAGCGAAAAAGAGATTCGAAAAATCGTGAAGCTGCTTGGTATCGAACCAGCGCGGTTGGTGCGGAAAGGAGAGAAACTGTTTAAGGATCTGAAGCTAGCCGAGCAAGACCTGTCGGACGAGGAATGGATCGCCATCCTCGCTTCGTATCCCGCGCTCATCGAGCGACCCATTGTCGTTCACGAGGGGCGTGCCGCGATCGGTCGCCCGCTCGAAAATGTGGTTGAGATTCTCGAAAAGTAG